One bacterium genomic region harbors:
- a CDS encoding alpha/beta hydrolase, which yields PAAWRRQGSLRVENARTGDVFALGTDLLDDIEQNRAALDILAAAGRLAIPSLVVHGEADEAVPLAEGEAIAAALGPRGRLLRIAGAGHTFGAAHPPAPAAPAALELALAATLAHFGQHLR from the coding sequence CCCCGCCGCCTGGCGCCGCCAGGGCTCGCTGCGCGTCGAGAACGCCCGCACGGGCGACGTCTTCGCCCTGGGCACCGATCTGCTCGACGACATCGAGCAGAACCGCGCAGCGCTGGACATTCTCGCCGCGGCCGGGCGCCTGGCGATCCCAAGCCTCGTCGTGCACGGGGAGGCGGACGAGGCGGTGCCCCTGGCCGAGGGCGAGGCGATCGCGGCCGCGCTGGGTCCGCGCGGCCGCCTGCTGCGCATCGCCGGCGCCGGCCACACCTTCGGGGCCGCGCACCCGCCGGCGCCGGCGGCCCCGGCGGCCCTCGAGCTCGCGCTGGCCGCCACGCTCGCCCACTTCGGCCAGCACCTGCGCTGA
- the queG gene encoding tRNA epoxyqueuosine(34) reductase QueG, whose protein sequence is MTQAAASPLDPLAAARLKRDLLALGFDRVGFLAAGPVADHARYREWLARGYAGPMRYLERQAAARRDPRAVQPWARSLVLVSLNYHLPDPGSLAPREPGRGWVSRYAWGRDYHRVLGRKLRVAGDRLLSDWGARRSRVCVDVLPLLERSLAAAAGLGWIGKNTLLIDPQLGSYCFLGALLTDLVLPPDAPVADRCGSCAACLEACPTGALHPSRPGWLDARVCISTLTIEAKGAFAPATAALLGDHVFGCDICQEVCPWNREAPSAREPDLAARPELQRPLLVELLDLDRPAFLARFAGTALLRAGERRLARNAQAALANQARRSPPGAAAESPEGV, encoded by the coding sequence GGCCCCGTCGCCGATCACGCGCGCTACCGCGAGTGGCTGGCCCGCGGCTATGCCGGGCCGATGCGCTACCTCGAGCGGCAGGCGGCGGCGCGGCGGGACCCGCGCGCCGTGCAGCCCTGGGCGCGCAGCCTCGTCCTCGTCTCGCTGAACTACCACCTGCCCGACCCCGGCAGCTTGGCGCCGCGCGAGCCCGGCCGCGGCTGGGTGAGCCGCTACGCCTGGGGGCGCGACTACCACCGCGTGCTCGGCCGCAAGCTGCGCGTGGCCGGCGACCGGCTGCTCAGCGACTGGGGCGCCCGGCGCTCGCGGGTCTGCGTCGACGTGCTGCCCCTGCTCGAGCGCTCCCTGGCCGCCGCGGCCGGGCTGGGCTGGATCGGCAAGAACACCCTGCTCATCGACCCGCAGCTGGGCTCCTACTGCTTCCTGGGCGCCCTGCTCACGGACCTCGTCCTGCCGCCGGACGCGCCGGTCGCGGATCGCTGCGGCAGCTGCGCGGCCTGCCTGGAGGCCTGCCCGACGGGCGCCCTCCACCCGAGCCGGCCCGGCTGGCTGGACGCGCGCGTGTGCATCAGCACGCTGACGATCGAGGCCAAGGGCGCCTTCGCGCCGGCGACGGCCGCCCTCCTTGGCGACCATGTCTTCGGCTGCGACATCTGCCAGGAGGTCTGTCCCTGGAACCGCGAGGCGCCGAGCGCCCGCGAGCCCGACCTCGCCGCGCGGCCGGAGCTGCAGCGGCCCCTGCTCGTCGAGCTGCTGGACCTGGACCGCCCCGCCTTCCTCGCGCGATTCGCGGGCACGGCCCTCTTGCGCGCGGGCGAACGGCGCCTCGCCCGCAACGCCCAGGCGGCGCTGGCCAACCAGGCGCGCCGCTCGCCGCCGGGCGCGGCCGCGGAGAGCCCGGAGGGCGTCTAG